The sequence below is a genomic window from Archangium lipolyticum.
AATGGAGACGAGCTGCACCCCAGAGGCTCCGTTCCCATGGCGTTCCCCTCACATTTCTGGATGGCTGGGTCACAAGATGGGGCTCAGGGGTCGGGTATACGCCAGCCCCCGCAAGGAGGGCTCGGGATGGATGGGCAGGTTCAGCGGCGCATTCTGGTGGTGGATGATGACCCGACCATCCTGAATGTCTGGCGCAGGGTGTTGGGGCCGAAATGGCGCCGTCCCGCGCTGGACAACCTGGAGAAGAAGCTCTTCGGCGCCACCCCACCCGCCGCGCCTCCGGAAGTGGCCTTCACCATCGACACCGCCTCTCAGGGGATGGAGGGGTTCCAGAAGGTCGTCAGCGCCCTGGCGGAGGGGCGTCCCTACAACTTCGCCCTCGTCGACATGCGGATGCCGCCCGGCTGGGATGGGCTGGAGACCATCCTGCGCATGCTGGAGAAGGATCCCCAGTTGGAGGTGGCCATCTGCAGCGCCTTCTCGGACATCTCCCGGGAGGAAGTGGTCAAGCGCGTGGGCCGGGCCGATCTGCAGTGGCTCAAGAAGCCCTTCGAGCTCGAGGTCGCCCGGGATCTGGCCTGGAAGTTGAGTGAGCAGGGCGTCCATCGACGCCAGTCCCGCTAGAGACTGGCAGGGGAGGGGCCCATGACGAGCCCCCTCCCGAGGGGTGTGACGCCGTGGGCTACGCCTTGTCGCGGGAGATGGGCCCGAGCTTGCCCTTCGTGACGCGCAGGTAGTCCGCGGGAGTCAGGAGGATCTGCGTGCCCCGCACGCCCGCGGACACGGAGATGACGTCGAACAGCTCGAGCGTCTCGTCCACGAACACGGGGTATTCCTTCTTGCCGCCAATGGCCGTGACGCCGCCGCGGATGTAGCCCGTGAGCGGCTGGAGCTCCTTGAGCGGCACCGTGTCCACCTTCCGGTCCCCGCTCAGCCGCGCCAGCGCCTTGAGATCCAGCTCGCCGTTGCCCGGCACCACGGCGAGGAGCACGCCGGTCCGGTCCCCCCGGGCCACGAGCGTCTTGAACACCTGCTCCGGAGGCATTCCGACCTTGGCGGCCACCGTCTCGGCGGAGAGGTCCTCCGGGTCCACGTCGTACTCGCGCAGCTCGTAGCGGACGCCGAGCGAGTCCAGCAGCCGTGCCGCGTTCGTCTTCATGGCTTCACGCTCCCAGGGCCTGGCGGGCGGCCTTGATGCGGGCCAGCGCCTCTTCGGGCGTGGTGCCCACGGCGGACAGGTGGCCCATCTTCCGGCCCTTGCGCGCCTCGCGCTTGCCATACAGGTGCAGCCGGACGCCCGGCATGGCCAGCACGGACTCGAACTTCGGCCCGCCCTCGCGCAGCCACAGGTCGCCCAGCAGGTTGACGATGGCCGCGTGCCGCACCACCTCCACCGAGCCCAGCGGCAGGTTGCACACCGCGCGCACCGCCTGTTCGAACTGGCTGGTGAGGCACGCCACCTCGGTGGCGTGGAAGCTGTTGTGCGGGCGCGGCGCCAGCTCGTTCACCAGCAGCCGTCCGTCCTTCAGGAGGAACATCTCCACCACCAGCAGGCCCTCGACCTCGAGCGCCGTGGCCATGGCGCGGGCGATCTCCGTCGCCTGGGTGGCCACCTGGGGCGGCACCTGTCCCGGCAGCAGGGACCAGTCGAGGATCCGCTCCTCGTGGTGGTTGTAGGCCGGCGGGTACACCGCGACTTCTCCCCGGGGGGAGCGCGCCACCAGCACGGACAGCTCGGCCTGCAGGTCCAGCGCGGCCTCCACCACCACGGGGCTCTGGCCCAACTCTCGCCAGGCCTCGGGGGCCTCGGAAGCGGCCTTCACCAGGTACTGGCCCCGGCCGTCATAGCCGCCCTCGCAGGACTTCACGAAGCAGCGCCCGCCCAGCTCCGTCGCCGCCGTGGCGAGGGACTCCTGCTGGTCCGCCTGCTTCCACGGTCCCTGGGGGAAGCCGTGCTTCGCGAGCCAGGCCCGCTGCCGGCCACGGTTCTGCACCACCTCGAGGACGTGGGGGCCGGGCCGCAGCGGTGCGTGCTGTGCGGCGGCGCGCAGGGTGGTGAGGGGGATCTTCTCGATCTCCAGCGTCACCACGTCGCACGCGCGCGCGAGCCGGGTGGCCTCCTCCGCGCTGCCGAAGTCGGCCGTGTAGCACTGGTCCACCACGAAGCGGGCGGAGCACGCGGGGTCGGGATCCAACGCCTGCACCTGGTAGCCGAGCGTGCGCGCGGCCAGGGCCATCATCCGGCCCAGCTGCCCACCGCCGAGGATGCCGATCGTTCCACCGGGCAGGACGATCTTCGTGTTCATGCGAGCTCCCGATCCCGGAGCACCTCGTCGGTGCGGGCCTGACGCCAGGCGCCCAGCCTGGGGCGCAGCTCCGGGTATTTGAGGGACAGGATGGAGGCGGCGTACAGCGCGGCGTTGATGGCCCCCGGCTTGCCGATGGCCATGGTGCCCACCGGGACGCCCTTGGGCATTTGGACGATGGACATCAGCGCGTCGAAGCCGTTGAGCACCGTGGCGGGGATGGGCACGCCGAGCACCGGCAGCAGCGTCTTGCTGGCCACCATGCCGGGCAGGTGGGCCGCGCCCCCCGCCGCCGCGATGATGACGGACAGCCCGCGCGACTCGGCCGTCTCCGCGTACTGCATCATCCAGTCCGGTGTGCGATGGGCCGACACCACCCGCACCTCGTGCGGGATGCCCAGCTCCTTCAGCACGTCGATGCCAGGGCGCAGGTGCTCCAGGTCACTCTTGCCGCCCATGATGACGCCCACCCAGGGTGTTTCCGCGCTCAAGCTCTCGCCTCCAGTACGCCCTCCTGGTGAGGCCAGGAGGAGCGGAGAACGCGGAGATAGGGTGGGGGGATTCCGCCGGTCAACCGGAAGCTGACGGGGGCGGGCGGAATTTCAGTAGGTGGAGCCGATCTTCCCGAAGCTCTTCATGGCCCGGGCCTTCGTGCGCTTCACCGCCGAGCCCACCGACTCGCTGTCGGACGCCTGCTCGTAGTCCTGGAGGACCGCCTGCTGCTCGGCCAGGTCCGCCGCCACGGCCGAGGGGCTGGCCACCGTGCCCGCCTTCTCGAAGAGCGCCTGGTTCTGCATCACGTAGCCCTTGGCCTCCTCCCTGCGTCCGTCGCGGAGGGCCTCGGCCGCCAGCTTCAGGTTCTTCGCGCTCAGCGCGCGCGTGGCGTACACCGTGGCGTCCTTGTCCTGCCGCGCCAGCACCTCCTCGTGCCGCTCCGTCACCATCGCCGACAGGCTCGCCGCGCTCTCCACCCCGGTGTCCTTCAGCAGGTCCTTGTACGCCAGCTTCAGCCCCGCCACGTCCACCGCGCTCCCCGGACGGGTGCCCTCCACCGTGAGCCGCGCCACCACGCGCTCCACCTGTCCCGAGGAGAAGTCCGGCAGCGGCACCCGCACCGTGCGCCCCGTCTGGTGCGCGCGGTAGCCCAGCACCTCGCCCAGCCTCACCCCAGCGGGCAGCTCGAAGGACAGCTCCACGCCGCGCGCCACGCTGGTGGCCGCCTGCCGCAGGTCCCTCTGGAAGAGCGTGGCCAGCTGCCCCGCGTCCTCCAGGAAGCCGTACGCCCCGGCCCCGTACTCGGCGAAGCCCTGCATCAGGTCCTCGTTGAAGTCCGTGCCCACGCCGATGGCGCTCACGGTGATGCCCTCGGCGCGGATGCCCTTCACCACCTCGGTGAGGCCCGCGTCGTCGGTGATGCCCTCGGTGGGCTGGCCGTCGCTCAGCAGGATGATGCGGTTGACGGTGTAGTCGCCCCGGGAGGCCGCCACGTGCGAGCGGCCCGTGTGCAGCCCCGCGCCGATGTTGGTGCCGCCGTCATCCCAGATGCCCTCCACGAACTGGAGCATCCGCTCCTGGTTGGCGGGCGTGGCCGGCAGGCTCGGCAGGCTCTTCACGTCCGAGCCGTAGTGCACGATGGCCAGCCGGTCCTCGGGTCCCAGCAACCCCACGAGGTGGCGCGCGGCCTGCTTCGCCTGCTGCAGCTTGTAGCCGCTCATGGAGCCCGAGCGGTCGATGACCACCGCCAGGTTCACCGGGGTGCGCCTGGCGCCCGGCACCTCCACGCCGGTGATGTCCACCGTGACGAAGAGGTCCGAGCTTCCCGGGGTGATGTAGGGGTGGGACAGCCGGCTCGTCATCATCAACGAGCCGTTGCTGGCGGCCGCCGGCCTGGGTGGAGGCACGGGAGAGGCACCGTGCGGCGGTGCCACATGGGGCAGGCCCAGCACCAGGGCGGTGAGGGCGAGTCCGGCGGCCAGGGAGACGAAGGCGACCGTCTTGTTCATGACAGAGGGCTCCTTGCGGCGAGGGCCCCGCTGTCCACGTCCGGCGCGCGAAAAAGTTCTACGCCGCGCGCGCGGAAGGCGTCAGTTGGTCGCGGACTCGACGGCGCCGGCGCAGAAGTAGGGCGAGTTGTTGTCGCCGAACGTGTTGCGGTAGGCGACCGGGTCGTTCACGCGCATGTCGGTCATCGCCTCCTCATCCAGCAGCAGGGCGCGGCAGACCATGCGATCCTTCACGCTCGCCTCCGCGTCCGAGGCATTGACCACGCAGTCGTTCTGGGTGGCGTCCACCTGGCACGACTTGCTGCAGTAGCCCCGGGCCAGGCCGTCGGCCTCGGGGGGCTCCGAGTAGCTGGTGTCCCGCACGCAGACGAGATCCTCACACTCCGTCATGCCGAAGGAGATGAAGTCCTGGCCCGGCTTCAGCTCGGTATACTGGATGGGCCGGGTCTTGCCGCGCTCGGGCTCTGCCGCCATCTCCTCGGCGGTGGCCTTGCGCACCAGCGTACACCGCTTCCCGATATCGGACCTGATCTCGCACCCGCCACACAGCAGGGTCGCAGCCATCAGAAGAGCCAGACGCGCAGACATCGACGTGCACCTCATGAAACGCATGTGGGCGCCCACCGTAACACAGTGCCCCTCCATTCCAACCTGCACCTTGGTCGCACGGATGCCCGCTCTGCGAGTGCCTCGGGTACCCTCTCTGCAAGAATACCGAGTGGATACACAAAAGGGCCCGGGAGACCCACTCCCGCGCATACGGAGGAAGCAGGCGAGCTTTGATCGGTTGATGGGTTGCGAGCGGGACAGATAGGATGCACAGCGCCTCAGCCTCCGATACGAACGCATCGGTGTGCGGACGCCCAACCACGGAGCTTCCGGAAGTGAAACGCCTCCAGGCCATTCTGCTCGCGCTGTGCCTCGCGCCAGTGTCGGCACTTGCCCAGAACCAGCAAGACCCGGGGCTCGGACTCGATCTGAGCGGTGATCCCAACAAGCCGCAGGAAGAGACCGAGACGAACGCGGAGACGCCCGCGGAGGAGCCGCCCCCGCTGCCCTCCACGGTCGCGGAGACGCCCCCCGACGAACCCCTCTCTCCGGCCGAGCGCGACGTCACGCTCGATGACCGTGTGAAGAGCGTCCAGCGCAAGGTGTACCTCAAGAAGAACCGCTTCGAGCTGGCACCCTTCATCACCCTGTCGGTGAACGATCCGTACTACACGAAGGTGGGCGCCGCGGTGCGTGGGGCGTACTACCTGGCGGACACGCTGGCCCTGGCCGGGCGCGTCTCCGTGATGCAGGTGCTGCCCGAGGACGATGTGCGCATCGCCAAGAGCACCTTCGGCAGCCGCATCTTCTACTCGGTGCCCCAGTGGTCGGCCATGGGTGACGTGGAGTGGAGCCCGCTCTACGGCAAGGTGGCCTTCCTCAACTCCATCCTCCACTTCGATGCCTACCTGCTCGGTGGCATGGGCGTGGTGAACACCAAGGTGTCCAAGGCCCGTGGTGGCCCCAGCCTCGCCGCGGACCTCGGTCTGGGCCTGCGCTTCGTGGCCCGTGACTACCTCGCGGTGAACGTGGCGGTCATCAACACGTCCTACGTGGATCAGCCCCTCAACAGCAGCAAGGGCGCCACCCAGAACATCATGACCCTCAACGCCGGTATCTCCGTCTTCTTCCCGCTGAAGTCGACCGGTCGGGAGTCCGAATGAAGACCGCCGCCCGTCGTCTGTTGCTCGCGCTCTGTCTGGCGCCCGTGTCCGCCCTGGCCCAGGAGGCGGCGCCCGCGCCCGCGGCTCCCGCCGCTCCCGCTCCCGCCGCGAAGCCGGCACCCTCCGCCTCCTCCGGCTCCTCCGAGCAGGAGGCCGGTGACGTGTCCGAGGTGGACAAGGATCGCCTCGGGCCCCTGCGCGATCGTGTCTCGCCCGTCTCCGGCCACCTGTTCCTCAAGAAGGGCCGCCTCGAGCTCAGCCCCTCGGCCACCCTGTCCGTCAAGGATGCCTTCTTCACCAAGTACATCCTGGGCGGCGTGCTGACCTACCACCCCACGGAGACGCTGGGGCTCAGCCTGCGCGCCGGCTATGCCATCCCCACGGTGGCGGGAGCCGCGCAGATCTGCACCTTCTCCGATGAGGGTGGCACTGCCACCCGGGGTTGCCGCAAGCCCGCCTTCGCCGATCTCAATGGCTCCGCGCCCGGGCAGCTCACCCTGACGGGCGGGCTCGACGTGCAGTGGGCTCCCATCTACGGGAAGATCTCCCTGCTGGCCGAGCAGTTCGTCCACTTCGACCTGTACGGCATCGCCGGCGCCTCCGCGGTGCAGTACATCGGGCCCACCAAGACGGCGGAGTTCACCGCTGGCGGTAACGTCGGCGTGGGCATGCGCTTCTTCCTCAACCGCTGGATGACGCTGCGCACCGAGTTCCGCGACCTCATCTACGTCGAGAAGGCCCGCAACCCGTCCACCACGTTGCGCAACCAGCTCCTGTTCGAGCTGGGTCTCTCCTTCTTCTTCCCCTCTGCCAATCCCGAGTCATGAAACGTCTGCTCCGGCCTCTCTGCCTCGCCACCCTCGGGCTCACCCTGGCCTGGGCGACCCCCTCGCCCGCCCAGAGCTTCGAGGGTCTGGATCTCTCCCAGTCCTCCAAGAAGAAGAAGAAGAAGCCCACCCGCAAGCCCGCGCGCGGCAAGAAGTCCCCGGCCGCCCAGGCCCAGGACGATGACTCCGGCTCGGATTCGAGCTCGGACGCCAGCGCTTCCGGCGACACGTCCACTCCGGGCACCACCCCCGCCGACACGGGGACGGCTTCCTCTCCAGCTGCCCCGGCCGCCCCGGCCGGAGACGCGGCCGCGTCCAACCCGTCCATGGGGTTGGATCTGACGGCCGAGACCCCCAGCGCCCCCAAGGCCGCGCCCACCATGTCCTTCGACGCGGTGGACGTGTCCGGCAAGAGCGGTGATCGCCAGCGCCTGGACGTGGCCATCTCGCTCTTCAAGAACGAGGAGTACGAGAAGGCGGCGATGAGCTCCTTCGAGATGCTCCAGGACGCCAAGCTCGCCGGCCTCCACCTCGAGGCGCGCTACGTGCTGGCCAAGTCCCTCTACCGTATGGGGCTCTACCACTCGTCACTGGGCGAGTTCTCGAAGATCCTCGCCGTCGGTCCGGAGACGAAGTTCTTCCGCACCAGCCTCGAGTGGCTCTTCTTCATCAGCCGCAAGACGAAGAACGAGACCGTCATCCTGGATGAGATCGCCCGCTACGCGAACCAGGAGTTCCCCGAGCGCTTCCGCAGCGAGTTCCACTACCTGCTGGCCCGCTACCACTTCGTGCGTGGCAAGGCGCTGGACCAGGTGGGCCGCAAGGAGGACGCGGACAAGAGCTTCAGCGAGGTGAAGCGGCTGGCGCTGCTCATCCCGAAGACGGATCCGTTCTACCCGAGGACCAAGTACCTCGAGGGTCTGGCCTTCTTCCGCTTCGGCAACCAGGCCAAGAACGCCGCCGAGAAGCGCGTGGACATCAACACCGTGGGCGCCATCGACGCGATGAAGGAGATCGTCCGCGTCACCCGCTCCACGGCCGGTCTGGACGCCGAGCAGATCGCCTTCAACCAGAAGCTGCGCGAGCTGGCCTTCATGCAGCTGGCCCGTACCCACTACGGCATGCAGCAGAACCGCTACGCGCTCTTCTATTTCAACAAGGTGGAGCGCGGCACCTCGCAGTGGCTGGAGGCCATGTTCGAGGCCAGCTGGGCCAACTACCGCGTGGGCCAGTACGAGCAGGCGCTCGGCAACCTCATCACGCTCTCCTCGCCCTTCTTCCGCGAGGAGTACTTCCCCGAGGCGATGATCCTCAAGGCGGTCATCTATTACGAGAACTGCCGCTACCGCGAGTCCAGCCTCATCCTCCAGGACTTCGAGCGCACCTATCTGCCCGTGCATGATCAGCTCGAGCTGATCACCAAGAAGCAGATGAACGCGAGCGAGTACTACGGCGTGCTCTCCGACGTGCAGAAGAAGAACAAGGAAGGGCTGGAGAAGAGCCAGACGGACGTCATCCTCGAGCGCATCCTCCGGCTGGCCCTCACGGATCAGGACCTGAAGAAGACGAACGACTCCATCCTCGAGCTGGAAGGGGAGATGGACATCTTCGGGGAGAAGGGCGACACCTTCCGCTACTCCGAGCTGTCCAAGCAGCTGCTCGAGGGCCTGAAGACCCAGCGCACCGCCCTCATCGAGAAGGCCGGCATCATGGCCAAGGGCAAGCTGGAGACGGAGCTGGTCGGACTCAAGCAGCTGCTGGCCAACGGCCTGCGCATCAAGTTCGAGACCGTCTCCAAGGAGAAGGAGTTCCTCGAGGAGCAGCTCAAGGCTGGCGGCAACGTCTCCGTCGTGAAGAAGTACCGCTTCTCCGTGGCGGTGGCGGACGATCAGCTCTACTGGCCGTACGAGGGTGAGTACTGGCGCGACGAGCTGGGCACCTACCAGTACACGATGACCAAGGGCTGCATCCAGCGCGACACCGCGAACCGGACGATCCAGGCCAGCGAGAGCAACTGAGCCCGCGCCCAGGCGGCTCCCACCACCCGGTGGGAGCCTCCCGGCACCGTCCTCCACCGGGGGCTGGATCCGAGCGGGTCCGGCCCCCTCGTCATTCTACAAACCTGTAAGATGGTGCTTTCATGGCCACCAAGCTCGTCACCATTGCGTTCGACGTGATGGGGAGCGACCACGGCCCCGCGGAGGTAGTCAGGGGGGCCGCGCAGCTCTCATTGGAATCACCGCACATCCACACGTTGCTCGTGGGGGACAGGGCCGTCATCGACAACGCGCTCGCGGAGACGAAGCACAACGGCGAGCGCATCTCCGTGCAGCACGCCTCCGAGCAGATCTCCATGACCGAGAAGCCTGGTGAGGCGCTGGCGCGCAAGCCGGATGCGTCCGTGTCGGTGGCGGCGCGGCTGGTGGCCGAGGGCGAGGCGGACGCGCTCGTGTCGGCCGGCAACACGGGGGCGTGCGTGCTGTCGTGTGCCCGCCACTTCCAGCTGCTGCCGGGAGTGCGGCGCGCGGCGCTGGCGTCGGTGTACCCGACGCGCGCGCGCCACGGTGACAAGGATGATCCGTTCTCGCTCATCCTCGACGTGGGAGCCACGGTGGAGGCCACCGCGGACGACCTGGTGACATTCGCGGTGATGGGGTCGGCGTACGCGCGCATCATCTCGCGCAACGAGAATCCCAAGGTGGCGCTGCTCTCCAATGGCACCGAGCCCAACAAGGGGCCGCGCCAGGTGGTGGAGGCGCACGCGCGGCTGGCGAGCCTGCCCGGACTCCAGTTCATCGGGAACGTGGAGGGCGTGGACATCCCCAAGGGCACGGCGGACGTGGTGGTGACGGACGGCTTCGTCGGCAACGTGTGCCTGAAGATGTTGGAGGGAGTGCACGAGACGGTGGTGGAGCTGGCTCAGTACGCGTACAAGGAGAGCCTGCGCTGGAGGGCCGGTCTGGCGATGCTGTCCGGTGGCATCCAGCGCATCAAGGACATCACCGACTGGGAGCAATACGGGGGAGCACCGGTGCTGGGGTTCGATCGCATCTTCATCAAGGCCCACGGACGCTCGCGCTCCCGGGCCATCGCCAACGCGGGCAAGGTGGCCGCCAAGGCGGTGTCCCATGAGCTGGGCAAGGCCATCCAGCAGGGTCTGGCGCGGTGAGCCTGCCGGACCGCATCGATCCCAGGCCCCCGCGGCGCATCTACCGCTGGGACCTGGACAAGACGTACCTGCAGACGGAGTTCGACTCGCTCCGGGATCTGCTGCGCACGGCCTTCCAGAAGGCCCACGAGAAGCAGGCCGTGCCAGGTGCGTCCGCGCTCATCCGCGAGCTGGCGGCCAACGGAGACTCGCGGCTGTGCATCGTCTCCGGAAGCCCCAAGCAGATGCGCTCGGTGCTGGAGGAGAAGCTCAAGCTGGACGGGGTGGTGTGGGACGAGTTCGTCCTCAAGGACAACGTGGGCAACCTGATGCGCGGGCGCTTCCGGGCGCTGCGGGGACAGGTGGGCTACAAGCTGCCCGCCATCCTGGAGAGCCGCGCCAACGCGCCCGTGGAGGCCGAGGAGGTGCTCTTCGGGGATGATGCCGAGGCGGATGCCTTCATCTACTCGCTCTACGCGGACATGATCGCCGGGCGCGTGGACGAGCGGGTGCTGAATCAGATCCTCGCGGCGGCCGCAGTGTACCCGGACGAGGCCGAGCGGGTGCGCACCGCGTGGAAGAAGATTCCGGTGTCGGATCCGGTGCGGCGCATCTTCATCCACCTGGATCGGCTGACGCCGCCGGCGCACTTCTCCAACTACGGCCCTCGCGTGGTGCCCATCTTCAACTACTTCCAGGCCGCGCTGGTGCTGCTGGCCGACGGGCACCTGACGGCCCCGCAGGTCATCAAGATCGCCGTGGAGATGGTGCAGACGGCAGGGCACAACATCATCACGCTGTCCAACTCGTTCCAGGACCTGCTGCGCCGGGGTCTGCCGCTGCAGCAGGCGGCCGCGGCGCTGGTGCAGGCGCTGGAGGGGCCCAACGCGCTCCTCCAGGCGCTGCGGCCGGTGCCGGACATCATCTCGGCGTTCACCAAGCGGCTCGCCGCGCTGGGGACGCCGCCGCCCCCGCCGCCGGTGCAGGCGGTGGACTACCTGGACCTCATCCACCACGCGCTCCCCCGGACGCACAAGGCGCGGAAGACCCATTAGATGAGAGCGATCGTCACGGGCGCCAATGGCACGGTCGGCTCGCGGTTGTGCGAGTACCTCCGGCGTCTCGGTGTCGAGGTGGTGTGTTGGGAGCGCGACCGCGTCCCGCTGGACGACTACTGGGCCATGGAGGGCTTCGTGCGCTCGGTGGCCCCGGATGCGCTGTTCCATCTGGCGACGGCCTCGCGCCCCACGGGGCGGCCCAACGAGTCGTGGCTCGTCAACTACGAGTGGACGAGCGAGCTGGCGTGGATCACCCGGCAGCAGGGCGTACGGTTCGTGTTCTCCAGCACGGCGATGGTGTTCTCGGACCATGCACCCGGGCCCTTCACGGTGGACTCGGAGCCGGAGGCGCCCGAGGGCTACGGGTACGAGAAGCGGCGCGCGGAGGAGCGCGTCTTCCAGCAGAACCCCGAGGCGCGCGTGGTGCGGCTGGGCTGGCAGATCGACGATCAGCCCTCGGGCAACAACATGCTCGCCTCGCTGGAGGCGCAGATGCGCGAGCGGGGCAGGGTGGAGGCGAGCACGCGGTGGTATCCGGCGTGTGCCTTCCTCGATGACACCGTGAGGGCCCTGCTGGCGCTCGCGTGGGCGGAGCCGGGGCTCTACATGCTCGACGCGAACGAGCGGTGGACCTATTACGAGATCGTCCGTGCGCTCAACGCGCGGCACGGCAGCCGGTGGCACGTGGAGCCCACGGAGAGCTTCGTGTTCGATCAGCGCATGATGGACGACCGGGTGGTGCTGCCCTCGTTGAAGGCGCGGCTGCCGGAGCTGCGTTGAGGTCCGCCGGGGTTGCCTGACGGGCCACCGGCCTCATGCCCAGGAGAGCTCGAATTCGGTGTCGAGCCGCGCGAGTGGCCGTGCACGCACCGTCAGTCCTGGCACCTTGGCGATCTCGAACGAGCCCTGCAGCGAGCCCTCCGTATACGCGTGGGGCAGGAAGTCGCGCGTGAAGCGGATGACGGCGTTGGTGTGCCCCGTCCACCGCACCGTGCACTCCCCCGCGGTCGTGTTCATCCGGTAGGCCATCGGCAGGGTGTCGAGCAGCCGCCGGGGTTGCCCGACGACCAGCCGAAGCATGACCCGGCCCATCGTGGAGTCGGCGAAGTTCCTGGCGGACAGATAGCCCATCTGCCGCATCACCTCGTTGAAGTCCCGGCTGTCGCTGCTCAGGAGTCTCGCCCCGGTGTAGGACATCCGCAGCAGGGTGCCGAGCGGGTAGCTGAAGAGATCCAGGAACTGTTTCTCGCCACTCTCCTCCAGGCAGCGCCGCACCGTGGACTCATCCCCCAGCTGCCGCACGACTTCCAGCACGCCATTGAGGAAGAGGCCACGCGTTGTGTCCGTGGGCGTCACGTAGGACAGCAGCTGCTGTAGCTCCTCCTCCGAGCCGAGTGCGTGTGAACCGCCTGAGTCATCCCCCATGGCCTCTCCCATGTCGCGAGTCTGTCGCTCCTCCCGGGGAGGGCGCCACCCCGGATCGGGAGAGGATCCAGTGGTCATCAGTTCGCGACAAGGAGGTTGTACGAGCCTATGCGGCCTGCTTCGCTTCCGGGCCTTCTGTGCCGTGCGGGCCCTGGCCGTGCTCGGCGTGCGAGGCCGCGATCTGGCCGCTCAGCACTGGCAGTGCCACCTTCACCGCCACCGTCAGCACCATCAGCCCGAAGGCCCAGATGCCCGCGGTGATCTTCCACTCGGTGATGGTGGGCACGTACTCCACCAACTCGTGCAGGGTGCTCGGGACGAAGCCGGGGATGATGAGGCCCATTCCCTTTTCGATCCACACACCCGCGAACGCCAGCGCGCACGCCAGGTTGAGCAGCCACACGTGACGCCGCGTGGCAGGCAGGTGCACCACCACCGCCGAGGCGATGTTGAGCGCCACCGCCGTCCAGATCCACGGCACCAGCGCGTGGTGCCCGTGTGAACCGAAGAACAGGTAGCGCACCGCCGTGGCGTGCGTCCCTCCCGTGTAGAACGCCGTGAACAGCTCCGAGCCCAGCATGAACAGGTTGAGCAGCACCGTCACCCGCATCACCGACATCAGCGTGCGCAGCGGCCCTTCTCCAATGGGCAACCCCGTGAAGCGGCGGATGACCTGTAGCAGCACGATGACGAACGCCGGGCCCGTGATGAACGCCGACGCGATGAACCGCGGTGCCAGCAGCGCCGAGTTCCAGAACGGCCTTCCCCCCAGCCCGCTGTAGAGGAACGCCGTCACGCTGTGGATGCTGATGGCCCAGAAGATGGAGAGGAAGACGAACGGCAGGTACCACTGCTTGCGCGGCTTGCGCCCCAGGAAGCGCATGTAGATGAGATAGCCGCAGATGTGCAGGTTGATGAGCAGGTAGCCGTTCAGCACCACCACGTCCCAGGTGAGCATCGAGATGGGCCAGTTGAACCGTCCAATCCCTGGCATCAGGTGCCACG
It includes:
- a CDS encoding sugar nucleotide-binding protein; protein product: MRAIVTGANGTVGSRLCEYLRRLGVEVVCWERDRVPLDDYWAMEGFVRSVAPDALFHLATASRPTGRPNESWLVNYEWTSELAWITRQQGVRFVFSSTAMVFSDHAPGPFTVDSEPEAPEGYGYEKRRAEERVFQQNPEARVVRLGWQIDDQPSGNNMLASLEAQMRERGRVEASTRWYPACAFLDDTVRALLALAWAEPGLYMLDANERWTYYEIVRALNARHGSRWHVEPTESFVFDQRMMDDRVVLPSLKARLPELR
- a CDS encoding DUF2378 family protein — protein: MGDDSGGSHALGSEEELQQLLSYVTPTDTTRGLFLNGVLEVVRQLGDESTVRRCLEESGEKQFLDLFSYPLGTLLRMSYTGARLLSSDSRDFNEVMRQMGYLSARNFADSTMGRVMLRLVVGQPRRLLDTLPMAYRMNTTAGECTVRWTGHTNAVIRFTRDFLPHAYTEGSLQGSFEIAKVPGLTVRARPLARLDTEFELSWA
- the plsX gene encoding phosphate acyltransferase PlsX, translating into MATKLVTIAFDVMGSDHGPAEVVRGAAQLSLESPHIHTLLVGDRAVIDNALAETKHNGERISVQHASEQISMTEKPGEALARKPDASVSVAARLVAEGEADALVSAGNTGACVLSCARHFQLLPGVRRAALASVYPTRARHGDKDDPFSLILDVGATVEATADDLVTFAVMGSAYARIISRNENPKVALLSNGTEPNKGPRQVVEAHARLASLPGLQFIGNVEGVDIPKGTADVVVTDGFVGNVCLKMLEGVHETVVELAQYAYKESLRWRAGLAMLSGGIQRIKDITDWEQYGGAPVLGFDRIFIKAHGRSRSRAIANAGKVAAKAVSHELGKAIQQGLAR
- a CDS encoding phosphatase domain-containing protein, producing the protein MSLPDRIDPRPPRRIYRWDLDKTYLQTEFDSLRDLLRTAFQKAHEKQAVPGASALIRELAANGDSRLCIVSGSPKQMRSVLEEKLKLDGVVWDEFVLKDNVGNLMRGRFRALRGQVGYKLPAILESRANAPVEAEEVLFGDDAEADAFIYSLYADMIAGRVDERVLNQILAAAAVYPDEAERVRTAWKKIPVSDPVRRIFIHLDRLTPPAHFSNYGPRVVPIFNYFQAALVLLADGHLTAPQVIKIAVEMVQTAGHNIITLSNSFQDLLRRGLPLQQAAAALVQALEGPNALLQALRPVPDIISAFTKRLAALGTPPPPPPVQAVDYLDLIHHALPRTHKARKTH
- the gltC gene encoding adventurous gliding motility protein GltC translates to MKRLLRPLCLATLGLTLAWATPSPAQSFEGLDLSQSSKKKKKKPTRKPARGKKSPAAQAQDDDSGSDSSSDASASGDTSTPGTTPADTGTASSPAAPAAPAGDAAASNPSMGLDLTAETPSAPKAAPTMSFDAVDVSGKSGDRQRLDVAISLFKNEEYEKAAMSSFEMLQDAKLAGLHLEARYVLAKSLYRMGLYHSSLGEFSKILAVGPETKFFRTSLEWLFFISRKTKNETVILDEIARYANQEFPERFRSEFHYLLARYHFVRGKALDQVGRKEDADKSFSEVKRLALLIPKTDPFYPRTKYLEGLAFFRFGNQAKNAAEKRVDINTVGAIDAMKEIVRVTRSTAGLDAEQIAFNQKLRELAFMQLARTHYGMQQNRYALFYFNKVERGTSQWLEAMFEASWANYRVGQYEQALGNLITLSSPFFREEYFPEAMILKAVIYYENCRYRESSLILQDFERTYLPVHDQLELITKKQMNASEYYGVLSDVQKKNKEGLEKSQTDVILERILRLALTDQDLKKTNDSILELEGEMDIFGEKGDTFRYSELSKQLLEGLKTQRTALIEKAGIMAKGKLETELVGLKQLLANGLRIKFETVSKEKEFLEEQLKAGGNVSVVKKYRFSVAVADDQLYWPYEGEYWRDELGTYQYTMTKGCIQRDTANRTIQASESN
- the dsrP gene encoding sulfate reduction electron transfer complex DsrMKJOP subunit DsrP yields the protein MAASRHLLDYPRFLGRLLWMSTDGSWRFYTWMTVLSAIALVGANAYAHQLAEGMALTGMSDHVSWGLYIANFTFGVGLAAGAVMMVIPAYLYHDHEMHDVTLIGELLAVAAIFVCLLFIVVDMGHPERAWHLMPGIGRFNWPISMLTWDVVVLNGYLLINLHICGYLIYMRFLGRKPRKQWYLPFVFLSIFWAISIHSVTAFLYSGLGGRPFWNSALLAPRFIASAFITGPAFVIVLLQVIRRFTGLPIGEGPLRTLMSVMRVTVLLNLFMLGSELFTAFYTGGTHATAVRYLFFGSHGHHALVPWIWTAVALNIASAVVVHLPATRRHVWLLNLACALAFAGVWIEKGMGLIIPGFVPSTLHELVEYVPTITEWKITAGIWAFGLMVLTVAVKVALPVLSGQIAASHAEHGQGPHGTEGPEAKQAA